In Mixophyes fleayi isolate aMixFle1 chromosome 4, aMixFle1.hap1, whole genome shotgun sequence, the following proteins share a genomic window:
- the LOC142150059 gene encoding trypsin inhibitor ClTI-1-like, with protein sequence MKLIIIVSVMTMIVLCFLSDTAKTSAASAEEREPKCDIGATSRCPRNYDPVCGSDQHTYDNECMLCMESRKKNIHIRVAKNGIC encoded by the exons ATGAAGTTGATTATTATCGTATCAGTGATGACGATGATTGTCCTCTGTTTTCTCTCAG ATACTGCAAAGACCAGCGCTGCTTCTGCTGAAGAAAGAGAG CCCAAATGTGACATAGGTGCAACATCAAGATGTCCACGAAATTACGATCCTGTGTGTGGTAGTGATCAACATACATATGACAATGAGTGTATGCTCTGTATGGAAAGCCG aaagaagaaCATTCATATTAGAGTCGCCAAAAATGGAATATGTTGA